The genomic segment AGCGGGCGGAGGGCCGAGCAGCACATGCCCGAGGGGCACACCATCCACCGGCTGGCCGCCGACCACCTCTCCCGGTTCGGCGGCCGCGCCGTGCGCGCCACCAGCCCGCAGGGCAAGTTCGCCGACGGCGCCGCCCTGGTCGACGGCCAGGTGATGGAGACCGCCGAGGCCCACGGAAAGCATCTCTTCCTGGGCTTCCCCGGCTCCACCTGGATCCACATCCACCTGGGCCTCTTCGGCAAACTCGGCTTCGGCACCGCCCCGGCGCCACCGCCCGCCGAGACCGTACGGCTGCGGCTGGCGGACACCGAGGCGTACGCGGACCTGCGCGGCCCCACCACCTGCGCCCTGCTCACCGACGGCGACAAGCGGGCGATACACGCCCGGCTCGGCCCGGACCCGCTGCGGGGCGACGACGGGGAGCGCGCCTGGCGGCGCGTCAGCCGCAGCCGCAGCAGTGTCGCCGCCCTGCTGATGGACCAGAAGGTCGTCGCGGGCGTCGGCAACGTCTACCGCGCCGAAGTCCTCTTCCGGCACGGCATCGACCCCTACCGCGCGGGCCGCGATCTCACCCGCGCCGAATGGGACGCGATCTGGGCGGATCTGGTCACGCTGATGCGCGAGGGCGTGCGGAACAACCGGATCGACACCGTCCGCCCCGAGCACACCCCCGAGGCGATGGGCCGCCCGCCCCGCGTCGACGACCACGGCGGCGAGGTGTACGTCTACCGCCGCGCCGGGATGCCCTGCCACATCTGCGGCGGCGAGGTCCGCACGGCCGGGCTGGCCGCGCGCAACCTCTTCTGGTGCCCCGGCTGCCAGCGCGGCTGAACCCGCCCCGGACCGGTCCGGTGGGACGAGGCCCGTGCCGCCCCGGCGCCGGGTCCGGCCCGGCACCGACGGGGCCGTGCGCACCGGGGGCACCCGCCGTGCCCCCGGTCAGAAGCCGTGCGGCAGCCAGGGCGCGACCTCGCCGAGGAAGGCGCGCGCCGTCTGGCCGAGGGTCTCGCGGCGCAACTCGCGCACCCGCCCGGTGCCCGCCAGCGCGGCCAGCGAGAAGCCGCCCAGATAGGCCGACCCCAGTTCCCGCACGGAGAGCGACAGTTCGGCCGGGTCCG from the Streptomyces xinghaiensis S187 genome contains:
- a CDS encoding Fpg/Nei family DNA glycosylase, producing the protein MPEGHTIHRLAADHLSRFGGRAVRATSPQGKFADGAALVDGQVMETAEAHGKHLFLGFPGSTWIHIHLGLFGKLGFGTAPAPPPAETVRLRLADTEAYADLRGPTTCALLTDGDKRAIHARLGPDPLRGDDGERAWRRVSRSRSSVAALLMDQKVVAGVGNVYRAEVLFRHGIDPYRAGRDLTRAEWDAIWADLVTLMREGVRNNRIDTVRPEHTPEAMGRPPRVDDHGGEVYVYRRAGMPCHICGGEVRTAGLAARNLFWCPGCQRG